Genomic DNA from Hordeum vulgare subsp. vulgare chromosome 2H, MorexV3_pseudomolecules_assembly, whole genome shotgun sequence:
CTGATTGTGTTTCCATTTTGTGTTTGCCAGGTTCGCTTATACGATACTGCTTCGCAAAGAAGATCTGTTGTTTCAGTTGATTTTAGGGAGTCACCAATCAAGGCAGTTGTAGGGGATCCAGATGGACATACTGTCTATATTGGGACAGCAACAGGAGACCTCGCTTCCTTTGACATGAGAACTGGTATGATAAGCAGATGTCGGACAGTACTTTTTAATGGCACTTGAGTATTTTTTTAAAGTAGCTTAGTTTCATTTTCGGTAACTAGTTTTGGATAATGTTGAAGGCTTGAATTTCGAAATACACCTGTTTTCCCTTAAACTTCAACTTATGTATCACAACTCTACTACTTAATTGTCAGACTTCAGGCCGTGCTGCTTTGTATAGGCAATAATGATATCTATATTAGTTTGTTCCTTTATTTTACATTTATTTAGTGACATGTAGTTGCAGCTAATGGAAATGGTAGAGCTGAAATATTTATCAGCATTTCTCAATGTTCAAAAAAGCGGAAAGCATAAGAGAAGAGGAAGGCCACAGCTTAGAGCAATGGGCGCTTAAGCGTTTTTCGAAATTGGCTAGAATTGGACAGATTTTGAATATTATACACAGGAAAATAGGGCCCATGGCCCATGGGTAATTGAATAGCACCTAAAATATAGTTCACACCATAGCGAATACATGTCAGGTTCACATGGCAAGCAAAATAACAACTAAAATGTAGTTCAGTTCAAATAGTCATATCCTAATAAAGATCATTTGGCCAGAATTTTGCCAGAATATGAAGGAAATAATTCTCAACAGGGCCTAATAATAAGATAAATGGCATATTGCCATTATTGCGCAAGCAGACAAGCAAAAGTAGTTCAAAAACagccaaataaaaaaaaaacctTAGTCTACCGCTTCGGGCAAAAGCGCTTAAGAGTCGCTTAAAAACGCTTTCTTGAACACCGGCATTTCTACATGTTAAGAGTTGGATGTATAATGTTTAACAGATCATGGACAAATACAATGGCATGGACAAATGATTATGGTTAATAACAACCCTAGGTACAATTTATGCGAATATAACTTATTCTACAGCGTTGTGATTGGTGTGTACCTTTTTTCCAGGAAAACTACTCGGATGCTATGTTGGTAAATGCAGTGGAAGTATTAGGTCGATAGCTAGGCATCCGGAGCTGCCTTTGATAGCATCTTGCGGTGAGCAATAAATTTTCATTTATTTTGGATTGAtttattttggttgcaatatgTAGTTATACATTCCCTCAATTTTGTTGTACATTTTTACTTGTTATTATATATCTTTGTTTGCACTTATTTGAACTAACTCAGGATAATATTTTGGTTTTTGTAGGATTGGACAGCTACTTACGAATCTGGGATACAAATACAAGGCAGCCGCTTTCTGCTGTATGTCTAAAATTAATTTCACAGCATTCAGATTAAGTTTGAAGTTTGTTCTTGGTCCTTGCAATATACAATCAGATTCAGATTGCTCATATAAATGAATTTATTGTAGTGAGCATGAAGATATCATTGACTAGCCAAATATCTTGTAActtaatcttggggtactctttaacACCTAACAAAACATCTATATACCAATATAAAAGACCCAAAGGGGGTAGATCCAACAAATCTCAGCCATCAAACCATATCAATCCAATGACCTTATATTGCTCCAATGGCAAGCGTTCTACATGTTTAGCGTGCAGTTAATAGCATAtaaaatatcaacatctacacTATCCATGCGATTAACGTGTAATTGATACCCTTCCTAATATCAATGTGCAATTAACTTTCTCCCTAATATCAATGTGCATTGCAGTATGCATGTTACAATTATATTATCCTAAAATTGATTGTGCAAGTTCATTCCTACCCCCTCCGTTCGGAATTACTTGTCTCAGAAAtggataaaaatggatgtatctggaactaaaatacgtctagatacatccatttctctgacaagtatttccggacggagggaataCTTGCCACTATATATGATGGTTGATTTTTGTTTCTATTGTGGCTAACCTTTTACTATAGTTAATTGGCCTTTAGTGATTGCAATACTGGTTATACACCATGGTTCTTCATTTTAAAGTCTTCATGATCTAACACATGTCATTGGTTGGTAACAGGTCTATCTCAAGCAGCACCTCACAACAGTGGTTATTGATTCACATTTCTCAGCTGAAGGTatctctcttccctctctccctttctctctctctctctctctctctcgcgcgcgcggGAGTTTTGTATGTATTTTCATTTTTCAGTAGATTTCTGTGCTATGTTCTCtgttttctgttgttgttgtggtaggtTAGATGTGAGAGTGGCCATTGTTTTTTTACATTCATGTTATCTTGAATTGTGATTGTTGTAAGGGCAAGTGCTTCCTTTAGAACTGAACTGTGCTAACTTGTTTCATCCGATGTGAAACATTAATTTAGTTAGTTGAATATTGCTTCTTTTTTACTCGGAACACTTCTGAGTTCTGACATTTAGTGTTACAATGGCGTACATCTTAACTGCATCTTGATGGATGCTTTGAGGCTCGAGATACTGTGCTAACACTGGTGTCGTGTCTAGAATCTGAGGAGAATAAATCCAAGCAGCCGGATTCTTCAATGGTTGCTGAAGTCCGAAGggcaaagaaggaaaagaagaatgtATTGgttgaagaggatgaggaaggaaCTCAAATGGTGGATCCTGATGACTGTGATGCTGAAGCAGTcagaaaggaaaagaagaagaaaaagaagaaaacggTTGCCGAGGATGATGGAACGCAAATGGTCGACCCGGATGAAGGCGATGGTGAAACAGTcagaaaggaaaagaagaaaaagaagaatagaagggTTGCAGAGGATGAGGAAGGAACTCAGATGGCTGACCTTAATGACAGTGATGCTGAGATGTATGCCTCAAAGAGAATAAAATCTGAATCCGGCGAAAGAAGCAAAGGCACGAAAAAGAAAAGCAAGAAGCAACAAGTTGCGTAAGACATTTGGTCTGCTGGAATTATTGACTTCTGACCACGGTGCTTGCCTTGTGAATTTGTAAAAGAATGCCTTTTAAGTACAAGTTCAGTCAAACTTGAATGGTATGGTTCATTTGTAATTTTTCCTTGAAATATTACCTGCTGTTTTACAATGTTATGATAAGTGATTTGAAATATTATCAAAACCGAACGGTATGGTTCATTTATACTATCATCTGACTCTGCGTTCTTATCTTGGTTAGTTTGTACCGAAGTAACAATGGGCCTACTTTAGCGTGGACAACGTCAGTCCTGTTGGTGTAGTGAAATTAATGCAAGTTGTTCCTGGACATTTCAAATTTGGAACTATTTTGGCCGAAATGTGTAGGATCTCTGCCAATTGACATCAGATGATAAGTACGTATGCAAGTGTTGGGTGAGCAGATAGTGCTGCAGACGAATTTCGATAATTTCATGGGACAAGTTGACCAAAACTAATTTTTACACACAGTTCCCTCAGGCTATACACTTCATCTCTCCATATGAACAGTGCTTTTTCATATGAGCCTTTACTCTCATCTGTATAAACTAGTACTCCATCCGTATGTAGTtaatagtggaatctctaaaaggtcttatatttaaaaatgaaggTAGTACTTCCTCTATCAAAATGTAATACATTTTTTTGTCACTATCTTAcattttgagacagagggagtattaactTGTCTCCATATGGAATCAGCTAAGGATTCTGTCAATCTTATTATGTGATAGCCAAGCAATATAATTTTCCACAACCTTTCTTTGCTACCAGTCATGTGACTGCCAAACAGCCCAACTGTGCTGGATAACTAGCTGAATCAAACAGCTTCAGATCGCCATCCCAGCTTTCAGCTAAGGCGATATCATGGTTCTCAACTCCAGGGATGAATCCATCAAAGTCGGATAAGGTTCTCAATTGCGCGCTCAGTGATGCTATTGTTTTCTGGCAGTCTGCTAGTTTCCCGGCAGCACGAACTAGCTCTTTCTCCTGTAGAAAGTGATTGCATTCCAGTTACTCATCAGTAACATAACTTAAAACTCCTCAACTTTTCATCACCAGACTTGGTTGAGATAGTTAAGAGATACCGTAAAATTTACCTTGGTTATATGGAGGTCTGTACTTGCCATAGGTTTTGGTTGATGACCTGAAGCTCTGCTGCACAATTCCTGTTTCAAGTCATGGCATTGCGAGGCGTATTCCGATGATTCTGCTCTCTCTTTGAGAATTTGTTCCTCAAGCAAGTAAATCTTTCTGTGCGATTCCTCTGCTTCTTTCTCTTTGAGCTTGAACCGGTTGGTCATTTCGTTCTTGTGGGTTTCGGAAGCATCCAGTGCAGTTATGTAGGCTGATGCCAAGTTCTTCTGTGTCTCCAGTTTCATTTCCAAGAGCCTGGCGTTCTCCTTCAAGCCCTTGATTTCGGCTTGCGCCGACTTGAGTTGAGATTCCAGTTGTGCAACCAACGGCCCTTGTTTCTCCAGGGTCTCTTGAAGCATGTTAACCTTGTTATTCAGGGCAAAGACATGTGAATTGACAGCTTGGAGTTGAGATGTGAGCTCATTTCTCTCTGCTTGGAGATCATGGCACCGCTTTGCGGATTCGACAGACAATGACTTATGTTGCTGCTCCAGGCTACGCACCTTTTTTTGGAATGAAACAATTTCTTGTtgtgccagctccagctcaataTCTGCACCCTTGATCTTTGCTTGCAGAGCTTGGACGGCACGGCATTCCTCTGTGAGCCTCCTCTCTAGCAGGGTGATCTTGTCGCTGTATTTCCTGGCGTCAGACTGGAGCTGAGCACGCAGGTGTTTGGTCTCCGATTCCAGCGCATCCATGTGCTGATATTTCGCTGCCAGCTCCAGCGTTAGCGCCTTTTCCGAGTCGAGGCGTTCCTCCAGGATGCGTCCCTTGTCCAACAGGTTGTTAATCTCGCCATGGGCCAGCTCAAGTCTACCCTCCAGATCATTCCTCTTATTCCTCTCGGCCGCCTCCCTCTCTCCATTAACGAGGTTCAGCTGCCTCTGCATCTCAGCCGATCTCTCCTGATGGCGGCAAGACCTCAGCTCGTGCAAAGCTTTGTCCTTGTCCTTGTCGGCCGCCAGCTTCCTGGCCTTCTCCTCTAGCTTCACCAGCTGACCACCGGTATCCTCGGCATAATTGCTCCTGCCGTTGGCTGACGCAAGCTTCTCCATCTCAAGGAAGTCATCCATCATATTCATACCCATGTCGACTGCGGTTGCTaggcttccactccttgtctcggTCTTGTACTGGTCGGCGATGAGAGCCGATGCCCATGAGCCTGACTGGCAGTCCGTCTCCGTCACCGACACCGACTCGGCGGCACAGAGGGAGCTCGGAGTGCGCCTGAGGTCGCTGCTGAAGGAGGGTCTACGTGCAGTGGCCTGCCCAAAACTCCACAGACGTTAGCTTCCAAAACACACGAGGACATAATATAATGCCTCCAGTGAAACCAAACCACCACCAACCAACAAGGAAGAAGGATGTCATCACCTGCAGTTTTCTGCACTCTGCTTCGAGCTTGGCCGCCTTCCTGATGCTCTCGAGATGCTGCTTGCTTGCCGCCTCCGCCGCCCTCCTGTTGAGCTCCTTCTCGATGGTCCTGAGCCCCAGTTCCTCCGTCTTGGCGAGCAGCTGCGCCTTGAGAGCCGACTTCTCCTTCTCCAGAGCGGCCAGTTCACCGTCGCGCTCGGACTTGGCTTCCAGCTGCGCCTTGAGAGCCGACTTCTCCTTCTCCAGAGCGGCCAGTTCACCGTCGCGCTCGGACTTGGCGAGCAGCTGCGCCTTGAGAGCCGACTTCTCCTTCTCCAGAGCGGCCAGTCTGGAGCTGGCATCACCGTCGCTGGTCACTGAGCGCTCGGACTTGGCTTCCAGCTGCGCCTTGAGCTCGACAATCCGCAGCTCTAGGTCGGTCTTGTCTGACTCCCACTGCCGAGACTGCAGTGCCAGCGCGCCCTGTACCTTCTGGTCCTGCTCTTCCTTGGCGCGCCGGAGTTGCCGGACGCATTCCTTGAGCGCTCCATCCAGAGATGAGTTCTTGACAGTTGCAGCATTCAGCTGGTTTTTCAGCGATGCCATCTCGTTTTGGGCCTTCTCCCATCCTGGTACAAGAAATGCATGCAGAATCTGCTTGTAAATAATGTTCAAGCTACCTACTGCTTCCTCTCCTCTCGAGTTAAGCTCGAGGTTCAAAAATTCTTGTCCGGTCAACGTTTAACTTAATTGCATACCTAGAACAGCTTCTTCGGCAACTTTGGAATGCTGCTTGACGAGATCATCTTTAGCACGAATATCCGATACCACAGAGGAAAGCCTCTCGCTCAGCACCTTAACTTCCACATTGCTGCTGTCCTGTGGCTGTGCTTCCTTGGATGCGACCTCCGGCGATTTTGGGGAACTCTTGAGGGTGTCCTAATCAAACAAGAGACAGGCAAGCAGAATCAAAATTGTTGTTCCCAGAGAAAAACGGAGCAAACATtgccaagactaacttgcttcatCTTTCAGCTTGCATGGAGAATGTTTAATGTTCCTCACTGTTGCATTAGAGTATTGGAGGGAGAAAGACAGCCTTGGTCAAAAGACTGCAAGTTAGTAGTGGTGCACATGAAGAGAGCTGGAATCTTGATTGCTCTGTGCCACCAAGCATTATGAGCCATTTGTGTAGTTGGGCCAAAGGTGATGGTGCAGCACATGGAGTGgccaccaaaaaaaaaaaaactgcatCTTGCCCTTGTTGCAGCCATAATGTTGGCAGAGAAAAGAGAGTGCCAACTAACACATCATCCTTGGTATAATACATCCATCCCATGGATAGGTAAGGTAGGCTTGTCCTGTTAGCCACTCTGGTACAGGGACAATAGGACCCCCTACCATTCCCTTCCCTGCTTCAGTTGGAGGCCTACTAAAATTGCCACATAGCCATGAAGATTTGTCAATGTTTGCCAACCGAAGCATCAAGGGAGATTGAATCTTGCACAGCCCATTATTTTCAGTGTCATGTGGCTGAGATGAGTTGTGTGGCTGTACTAAGATGGTATGGTAGAGCTGCTATTCGGTGGTAGTGGTACCCTAGTATTGCCATTTACCAGAGAAGAGACTaggacaaaagaaaaaaaaacatttaaaagagaaaaaaaatattcTTATTCCCCAAAGAATGAGAAGCAATCTGTCTCTCTTATACGTATATGCTGATGATTTCTGATCCAGCATTGGGATTGGGAATCTCTATCTAGCCCTATCCGGCGGTACGTGACATCGATTTAAGAGTTCATATTGCAACTTGGGGCGATAGATTAGAGGCCCTACAGATCTGTCATTGGACGAAACCTCACATGTTTGCCATTCCACATGGCCTTCTCATTTTCTCTCAGCGGCACATGTTGCATGATCTGTTAAGGGGATGGCGTGTAGGACTATGAAAGTCAATAAACACCCATCAACATGTCTGAACTTGTTCTaccgcaaaagaaaagaaagggagATGTCTGAACATGCTTGTAAAACACTCCTTGACACtcctttctcaaaaaaaaaaaaaaaaacactcCTTGGCACTACACACGCATTATTCTTCGGTGTCAAATCTTTTTTTACTGTAGGTCGAATTTCTTTTCTTCCTCCTTGGACCCGTTAATAGTTGGTTAAATCATGCAAGGCAAACACAGATAAAGTGCCGCAGTATCGCAGAAATGGAGCTTTAAACATGAATGAACACTGCAGAACTTTTCCTATTTTTTGTTGTTGCGAGAATGGAGAATTCTGCACACGCAGCAAAACTATTTTCAAGATACTCCAGTTATGTCATGGGTGGGGGCTCAGGAAACCGAAATGAGTGGGTAGAGAAGTCGAAGCAAGGAACAGTGTGCACTGCAGCATCGATATAATGCAGGAAGAAGGATAGACAAAACAATATTTGTTTCTCTTGTCACCTGTTGATCAGTTAAACTCTCGGATGGGCAGGAGGCCGAGCTCTCGGTTTCGTTGGGGGCGGGGGCCTTGTCCGAGATGGACTTGCGGCGCCACGGCCAACTCCGGCGATCCATCCGTTGACACCGTTGAGTTGAATGACGATGCTTATGCGCCCCTGTTCAGCACCACCCAATAGTTTAGACaccaagaaaaaaaaaagggacagATTGCAGTCTAGCCAGTTTACTTGAAGAAGAGAAACATAACATCAATCAATCCAATGCATGTAAGACAAGACCATTCTGAAGAAATTACagcaagaagaagaaaaccaTCCATGGAGAAGGAGGATAAAAACCAGACCAgacgacgaggaagaagaagacaaacACTGCATCTCTTGACAGTAGCGAAATTCAAGAGAGCACCACAATTCACTACCTCCTGCTCCCCGCCGCAACCGCAAATCACCGTAACCGAGATGGAGAGGAGGAAAAATCCAAGAGCAGGGAGGAAATTGAAATTCAAGCGACGAGAGAGGAGAAGCAAGAAATGGAGGACGCACCTCGGCAGCAAGACCTAGGAAGTGCGCCCTTTCTCCTTGCTCTTGGTCTCCTATGGTGCTTGCTGTTGCTCTTGGTCTCTTGGACCAGGCGAGCCTACGGTGCTTGTTCTTGGTCTTGGACCAGGCGAGCCTATGGTGCTTGCTGTTGCTCTTGGTCTTGGACCAGGCGAGCCTATGGTGGCATGTCGTCTGCACTTTGCGCCCAAGATTCTCTACTCCTACCTGGGCCTAGTTAATAGCCTATATTTAATACTCTAAATACCTATACGTACAAATGGGGAATATAGACAATGCAAGAAAGAAGCAAGGTGTGTGTGGCCTGGCCGTTCCGTGGGGAAGAAACGGAGGCTTGGTTTCCTCCGAATGTTTAACTCGAGTGTTTAATGGCAATGAGATTGATCGTGCTGCTAGTCGTGCTAACGACCAGTACACCACAAAACCCAATAACCGCTGAGCTTAATTCCATTAAAATGGATGCTGCGTCCATATCATCATACACGGACCGGCCTACATTGGTTATATCTGACAATGACCTAGCATTATTTGGGAAACTTGGTCTAATTTTTATTATGAAAACTTAAAATCTTCAATTAGGCCACGGCAACGCTTGTGGCTTGTGCATTTTTTTTTGGAGGCGACACTTTTGTAGATTTTTTTTATTGTCCGAGTGTTGTCTGATGGTTAGAGCATTGCTCTTCTGAGGGTTTCAACACCTTGACGTggcttttcttttatttctctcCTTATTATTTTATACTTGGCTTTGTgcattattgattttttttccgaaaagGAGGATAGCCCCTGGCCTCTGCATCTCTTGATGCACACAACCATATTATTAAGAAGGATCAGGTTCACAACATATtcttgcaaaaaataaaaagtctCATAAAAAAAGTTGCCACAACCGGCAAAAATAGGGTAAGATGTCTAAACACCTATCCTATTGCTGGactgcctgttggaaatatgctctaaaggcaataataaattggttattattatattttcttgttcatgataattgtctattgtttattttataattgtattaaccggaaaccataatacatgtgtgaataaatagacctCAACATGtcgctagtgagcctctagttggctagctcattgatcaatagatggtcatggtttcctgatcatggacattgaatgtcattgataacgggatcacatcattaggagaatgatgtgatgaacaagacccaatcctaagcatagcacaagatcgtgtagttcgtgtgCTAGAACTTTTctcatgtcaagtatcatttccttagaccatgcgattgtgcaactcccggatagcgtaggagtgctttgggtgtatcaaacgttacaacgtaactgggtgattataaaggtgcactacgggcatctccgaaagtgtctgttgggttcgtacgaatcgagactgggatttgtcgctccgtgtgacagagaggtatctctgggcccactcgataatgcatcatcataatgagctcaatgtgactaaggagttagccacgggatgatgtgttacggaacgagtaaagagacttgccggtaacaagattgaacaaggtacaaggataccaacaatcgaatctcgggcaagtatcatactggtagacaaagggaattgcgtatgggattaagtgaatcctcgacatcgtagttcatccgatgagatcatcatggaacatgtgggagccaacatggatatccagaccccgctgttggttattggccggagagatgtctcggtcatgtctacatgttttccgaacccgtagggtctacacacttaaggttcagtgacgctagagttgttatgggaatcgtatatgtggttaccgaaggttgttcggagtcccggatgagatcccaaacgtcccgaggagtttcggaatggtctggaggtaaagatttatatatgggatatCCTATTTTTGCGAGTggaaaatgttcgggatttttcggtattgtaccgagaaggttctagaaggttccggagtggggcccacctgcatggggggacccacatgaacgtgggtagtgggggcaaGGCCCCACATCCCTGGTCAAGGCGCACCAAGATcccccttagaaggaataagatcatatcccgaagggataagatcaagatccctaaaaaaGGGGGATAACAACCGATGGGGAAGGGAAAGGATGTGATTTTtttcctcccacctttgccaaTGCCCCAATGGACTTTGAGGGCAAGAAACCagccccctccacccctatatatagtggggaggcgcATGGGAGCTGAACCCTAGCCACTGGCAcagccctccccctcctacaccttcttctcctccgcggtgcttggcgaagccctgacggagaaccacatagctcaacCGTCGCCGCACCGTCGTCCtaccggagttctccctcaacttctcctccatccttgctggatcaagaaggaggagacgtccccgggctgtaggtgtgttgaacacggagacaCCGTATGTTCGGTgttcggatcggatcttccgcgatttgaatcgccgcgagtacgactccatcgactgtgttcatagtaacgcttccgcttagcgatcttcaaaggtatgaagatgctttaCCCCTTTGTTCGTTGcttgtttctcctagatagatccttgtgtgacataggattttttttgaaattactatgttaccccaatagtggcatctgagccggtctatgcgtagattctatgcacgagtaaaacacaaaagttgtgggcgatgattttgtcaattgcttgccgttactagtcctatcttgattcTGCGACATCATgagatgaagcggcccgggccgaatttacacgtacgcttacgtgagactagttccaccgtccgacatgcacttgttgcataaggtggctagtgggtgtctgtctctcccactttagtcggaccggattcgatgaagagggtccttatgaagggtaaatagcattggcatatcaacattgtggctgtcacgtaggtaagaagcgttcttgctagaaacccaaatcagccacgtaaaacttgcaacaacaattagaggacgtctaacttgttttttcacggtatgctatgtgatgtgatatggccaaaaggatgtgatgttatacATGTGATGtaagagattgatcatgttcttgtaataggattcacgacttgcatgtcgatgagtatgataaccggcaggagccataggagttgtcttaatttattgtatgagatgcaatgccatttgattactttattttattgctaaccgttagccatagtagtagaagtaatagttggcgagacgacttcacgaagacacaatgatggagatcatgatgatggagatcgtggtgtcatgccggtgacaatgatgatcatgccgtgccgcgaagatggagatcaacggAGCAAgacgatattggccatatcatgtcactatgtgatttgcatgtgatgtttatcatgtttctatatcttattttcttagaatgatggtagtaaataagatgacccctcactaaaatttcaagagatgtgttccccctaagtgtgcaccattgcgaaggatcgttgtttcgaagcaccacgtgatgatcgggtgtgatagattctaacgtttgcatacaacaggttcgaagcaccacgtgatgatcgggtgtgatagattctaactcaCGCTATATCTCtacggtttttgatatgttcctagagaaaacttagttgaaagatgatagtagcaattatgcggactgggtctgttaactgaggattgtcctcattgttgtgcagaaggcttatgtccttaatgcaccactcggtgtgctgaaccccaagcgtcgtatgtggatgttacgaacatctgacatgcacgtttttataactacatgatagttcagtgcataattctTCAACATATTAGAATTGATgcgctaaagacgtttcgaaggtcgcgggacatacgagatgttcgaggagatgaaattg
This window encodes:
- the LOC123425952 gene encoding WD repeat-containing protein 74: MPRITSVESPGCPPLRAITTDILGLIKVVEARARPAGVAKVVETWGEPDASRAILVASLADRSVDPVLAVARKNGVVELLNPLNGDALALVKSSRTDQTAGAVENDPIVALHLFTKHAPDLSTLGTFLACTDKGKASVTSVAKENTPSDSDVGPSSTWDVCNKGKLQFSSVDARENYAMFGGNGMEVNLWDITSCSKIWSAKSPRANNVGIFTKPWFTAGTFLCKDDHRKIVACTNNHQVRLYDTASQRRSVVSVDFRESPIKAVVGDPDGHTVYIGTATGDLASFDMRTGKLLGCYVGKCSGSIRSIARHPELPLIASCGLDSYLRIWDTNTRQPLSAVYLKQHLTTVVIDSHFSAEESEENKSKQPDSSMVAEVRRAKKEKKNVLVEEDEEGTQMVDPDDCDAEAVRKEKKKKKKKTVAEDDGTQMVDPDEGDGETVRKEKKKKKNRRVAEDEEGTQMADLNDSDAEMYASKRIKSESGERSKGTKKKSKKQQVA
- the LOC123425951 gene encoding filament-like plant protein isoform X2, yielding MKQDTLKSSPKSPEVASKEAQPQDSSNVEVKVLSERLSSVVSDIRAKDDLVKQHSKVAEEAVLGWEKAQNEMASLKNQLNAATVKNSSLDGALKECVRQLRRAKEEQDQKVQGALALQSRQWESDKTDLELRIVELKAQLEAKSERSVTSDGDASSRLAALEKEKSALKAQLLAKSERDGELAALEKEKSALKAQLEAKSERDGELAALEKEKSALKAQLLAKTEELGLRTIEKELNRRAAEAASKQHLESIRKAAKLEAECRKLQATARRPSFSSDLRRTPSSLCAAESVSVTETDCQSGSWASALIADQYKTETRSGSLATAVDMGMNMMDDFLEMEKLASANGRSNYAEDTGGQLVKLEEKARKLAADKDKDKALHELRSCRHQERSAEMQRQLNLVNGEREAAERNKRNDLEGRLELAHGEINNLLDKGRILEERLDSEKALTLELAAKYQHMDALESETKHLRAQLQSDARKYSDKITLLERRLTEECRAVQALQAKIKGADIELELAQQEIVSFQKKVRSLEQQHKSLSVESAKRCHDLQAERNELTSQLQAVNSHVFALNNKVNMLQETLEKQGPLVAQLESQLKSAQAEIKGLKENARLLEMKLETQKNLASAYITALDASETHKNEMTNRFKLKEKEAEESHRKIYLLEEQILKERAESSEYASQCHDLKQELCSRASGHQPKPMASTDLHITKEKELVRAAGKLADCQKTIASLSAQLRTLSDFDGFIPGVENHDIALAESWDGDLKLFDSASYPAQLGCLAVT
- the LOC123425951 gene encoding filament-like plant protein isoform X1 produces the protein MDRRSWPWRRKSISDKAPAPNETESSASCPSESLTDQQDTLKSSPKSPEVASKEAQPQDSSNVEVKVLSERLSSVVSDIRAKDDLVKQHSKVAEEAVLGWEKAQNEMASLKNQLNAATVKNSSLDGALKECVRQLRRAKEEQDQKVQGALALQSRQWESDKTDLELRIVELKAQLEAKSERSVTSDGDASSRLAALEKEKSALKAQLLAKSERDGELAALEKEKSALKAQLEAKSERDGELAALEKEKSALKAQLLAKTEELGLRTIEKELNRRAAEAASKQHLESIRKAAKLEAECRKLQATARRPSFSSDLRRTPSSLCAAESVSVTETDCQSGSWASALIADQYKTETRSGSLATAVDMGMNMMDDFLEMEKLASANGRSNYAEDTGGQLVKLEEKARKLAADKDKDKALHELRSCRHQERSAEMQRQLNLVNGEREAAERNKRNDLEGRLELAHGEINNLLDKGRILEERLDSEKALTLELAAKYQHMDALESETKHLRAQLQSDARKYSDKITLLERRLTEECRAVQALQAKIKGADIELELAQQEIVSFQKKVRSLEQQHKSLSVESAKRCHDLQAERNELTSQLQAVNSHVFALNNKVNMLQETLEKQGPLVAQLESQLKSAQAEIKGLKENARLLEMKLETQKNLASAYITALDASETHKNEMTNRFKLKEKEAEESHRKIYLLEEQILKERAESSEYASQCHDLKQELCSRASGHQPKPMASTDLHITKEKELVRAAGKLADCQKTIASLSAQLRTLSDFDGFIPGVENHDIALAESWDGDLKLFDSASYPAQLGCLAVT